The genomic interval GGTTGAAGCAGTTGTTAGGTTTAATTCATTAACAATTACTCGATTGCGGCCCGCTTGTTTTGCTTTATACAGCGCTGTGTCAGCACGAAGTATATGTTGTTTTAGTTCTTGTTTATCATCGATTAATGATACACCAACACTAATCGTTATTTTATGCTCTATAATTTCAGTACTTTCTACACGACTACGCAATCTCTCAGCATATTGAATTAATTGTGGTATTTCCGTAAACGACACAAGTATTAAGAACTCCTCGCCTCCATATCTAAAAATTGCATCATTCTCACGAGTATTTTCAACCATTATTTCAGCTATTCTTTTTAAAACCTTATCTCCAACATCATGTCCAAAAGTATCATTGACATACTTAAAATGATCAATATCACACATTAAAACAGCAAGAAAGCTTGATTTCCTTAAACTATCTGATAGTTTTACATTATATATTTGATGTAAATAATTTCTATTTAATAGGTTTGTTAATTGATCGTGAGAAGCCTTTTTTTCAATGTTTTCTTGAACAACTTTTTTGATAAAAAAGCTAACAAGTCCTAAAATACATACAATCGCAAATAATAGAAATAAAAACAAATACTGTAAAGCAATGTGGTTATGAGTTTTTATTTCAATTTTATTTACCACAATGTTTGATAACTTCCATAAATTCTCGCTACTATTTAATATTCGATCTTTTTGATTATTCTTAAGAATCTCTTTATATTCTGTCCAAGATTGCAGTAGGTTTGAAATTTCAACTTTATCATTACTGTTAAACACTCCGGTCTTCGAATTTACAAAATCTGATAATATAAAATTTGTTTCATCGATCATTTTTACTGATTCTTTTATGTCCTGATTCAATAAATACAATTTGGTAACACGTTGAATTCCCCCTCTAATTGAACCAATACTATTAATAAAATTAGTTAATTTTTGAATATCATTTACTACATATAGAAAACTGACTGTTGAAAATATTATTATGATAATCGTGATTAAAACAGAAATCAAAACAAGATTAGATCGCCGAGAAATAACTTTACTTGTGTTCATACTTTTCTCCTCTGCGCCGAAGGCGTCAACCTAACATATGGTTGACCTGCATTGCGTACATTGGCGCACTTTGTGCCGCGCGAAGCGCGAAAGCACAAAGTGTGACAATAGCAATGACAGGTCGAACCAGTTGTTAGAAGCAAATTCCTAGTCTTGGTTATTCTTATATATATTTTTTAGATCTACACCAATAAATTCTTTATTTAGAAAAAATATCAATATTGGTGTAGTTGTAAGTTGCGATACAATTTCAATCTTCTTAAGTAAGAATATTAACAATCCAATAACATATAAGGGGAAAAATAGTAAATTCAAAAACCAAAAAATTAATAATAAATTAACTACAAATCCAAAATTGTCTGAATGCTTTTTACATTTGATAATGACAATTTTAAGAATAAAAGAATATAAAACAGCTAAGAAGCAACCGAATAAATTCAATAATATATATGAAAAATCATTTGTAAAGAAACTTATAAATATTATTTCCGGAATTATTAAACAAATAGTTATAATTATTAAGGTAATTTTATTCTGTTCTATTTTGTCATTTATTAGTAACCGTCAAATTCACCCCATAAGTACAATACTCAGAATTCATATGAAATTTTCCCAAAGGAGAACATCATATGATTCTGAGGAAAGACACACGGGTATTTGTCCAGTTGGGGTACACAGATATGAGGAAACAGATTAACGGATTATCAGCACTTGTTCAGGCAGAACGTTCTTCAGGACCATTCGATGGCTCATATTATGTTTTCTGCGGCAAGACGAAGAAGGTTATTAAAGTCTTGTATTGGGATCGGACTGGTTTTTGCCTGTGGCTCAAACGTCTTGAAAAGGACAGCTTTCCCTGGCCGCAGGGAGAATCGGATCTGACAGAAATCACAAGAAACCAGATTCGATTGTTGCTACGCGGTATCGATATCTGGAAAGCTCACAAAGAAGTGCAGTGTTCCATCGCCGGGTAATATTTCTCTTGCCATCAAAATTCCGGCATGATAGAATTCTATCATGCCGAAAACGATGACGGAACTTGAAAAAGAAATTGAGGCTCTTAAAGAAATCGTTAATGGCCTTCAACTTACAATACAGAACAAAGATCATGAGATACAAATCTGGAAAGAAAACTACTTCCTGATCCGTCAGAAATTGTTCGGAAAGTCTTCTGAAAAGAAGCATTTCGAAAAGGATCCCCAGTACCTCTTGTTCGACGAAGCTGAAGCACATGCTGACGAGAAAGCGCCGCCTGTCCAGGAGATCAAGGTCGCCGAACACCAGAGAAAGAAAAGCGGACGCAAACCGAAAGACATCCCGTTGCCGGTTGTTGAAAAGATTCATGAGCTTGCAGGTACGGATCGCGCCTGTCCGTGCTGCGGTAAAGACCGGCCGGTCATCGGCGAAGAACGATCAAGCGAGTATGACCTTGTTCCGGCGCATTTCGTAAAGATCGTTCATGTTCGCCATAAGTACGGACCATGTGCGTGCGAGAGGTTTGAGGAATC from Teretinema zuelzerae carries:
- a CDS encoding GGDEF domain-containing protein gives rise to the protein MNTSKVISRRSNLVLISVLITIIIIIFSTVSFLYVVNDIQKLTNFINSIGSIRGGIQRVTKLYLLNQDIKESVKMIDETNFILSDFVNSKTGVFNSNDKVEISNLLQSWTEYKEILKNNQKDRILNSSENLWKLSNIVVNKIEIKTHNHIALQYLFLFLLFAIVCILGLVSFFIKKVVQENIEKKASHDQLTNLLNRNYLHQIYNVKLSDSLRKSSFLAVLMCDIDHFKYVNDTFGHDVGDKVLKRIAEIMVENTRENDAIFRYGGEEFLILVSFTEIPQLIQYAERLRSRVESTEIIEHKITISVGVSLIDDKQELKQHILRADTALYKAKQAGRNRVIVNELNLTTAST
- the tnpB gene encoding IS66 family insertion sequence element accessory protein TnpB (TnpB, as the term is used for proteins encoded by IS66 family insertion elements, is considered an accessory protein, since TnpC, encoded by a neighboring gene, is a DDE family transposase.); the protein is MILRKDTRVFVQLGYTDMRKQINGLSALVQAERSSGPFDGSYYVFCGKTKKVIKVLYWDRTGFCLWLKRLEKDSFPWPQGESDLTEITRNQIRLLLRGIDIWKAHKEVQCSIAG